A genome region from Dendrosporobacter quercicolus includes the following:
- a CDS encoding PP2C family protein-serine/threonine phosphatase, which produces MEIKIGMAKINKYAVSHSGDSVEVAERPQGGITAILADGQGSGRAARNTSSLVVNKAAALIADGARDGAVARAVHDYLYALKDGKVSSTLTLISADLDAGTVVISRNSNCPVIVKDAYGLTIYDEEVNSIGVHKRTKPLMYQVPLEAGMIFIAYTDGIQAAGRKKSKEIDFAKILAIIEENGAADVAFIADSILEYALKVDEYRPGDDMTVVVLSICESENPDKIRRMSVSFPC; this is translated from the coding sequence GTGGAAATTAAGATTGGCATGGCAAAAATCAATAAATACGCCGTTTCGCACAGTGGTGACAGCGTTGAAGTCGCCGAGCGTCCGCAAGGCGGCATTACCGCCATCCTGGCGGATGGACAGGGCAGCGGCAGGGCGGCCAGAAATACCAGCAGCCTGGTGGTCAATAAAGCGGCTGCGCTGATTGCCGATGGGGCCCGGGATGGCGCTGTCGCCAGGGCTGTTCACGATTATCTTTATGCGCTCAAGGATGGTAAAGTATCTTCTACCCTTACATTAATCAGCGCCGATTTGGATGCCGGTACAGTGGTCATCAGCCGGAATTCCAATTGTCCGGTCATTGTTAAGGATGCTTATGGACTAACGATTTACGACGAAGAGGTAAATTCAATTGGGGTGCACAAGCGGACAAAACCGTTAATGTACCAGGTTCCGCTGGAAGCCGGTATGATTTTCATAGCGTATACTGATGGCATTCAGGCAGCCGGCCGCAAAAAAAGCAAAGAAATTGACTTTGCCAAAATTTTGGCAATTATTGAGGAAAATGGCGCTGCCGATGTTGCCTTTATCGCCGACAGTATTCTGGAATACGCCCTAAAAGTCGATGAATACCGTCCCGGTGATGATATGACAGTGGTGGTACTGTCGATATGTGAAAGCGAGAATCCGGATAAAATCAGACGGATGAGCGTGTCTTTTCCGTGTTAG
- a CDS encoding HD domain-containing protein encodes MARITVEDLKKDHEITVYLKCSTEYLSRLGFTEHGQRHAGIVSTRAYRVLADLGYGQRDCEMAAVAGYMHDIANMVNRYNHGGNGAVMAHQILSRLGMPPEEIALVVSAIGNHEEERGNAVNHVAAALILADKSDVYRTRVTSKDFAKFEIHDRVNYAAESSLLTVNKELNTVTLEVKIDTSICPVMEYFEIFLARMVMCRRAAQFLDCRFGLIINDYQLL; translated from the coding sequence ATGGCCAGGATAACCGTAGAGGATCTGAAGAAGGATCATGAAATTACAGTATATCTCAAATGCAGTACCGAATATCTCAGCCGTTTAGGCTTTACCGAGCATGGTCAGCGCCATGCCGGCATTGTGTCGACCAGAGCCTACCGGGTGCTGGCTGATTTGGGGTATGGCCAGCGTGACTGTGAAATGGCGGCGGTTGCCGGCTATATGCATGATATCGCCAATATGGTCAACCGCTATAATCATGGCGGTAACGGCGCTGTCATGGCGCATCAAATACTGTCGCGCCTGGGAATGCCGCCGGAAGAAATTGCCCTGGTGGTTTCAGCCATCGGCAATCATGAGGAGGAACGGGGCAATGCGGTCAACCATGTGGCTGCGGCGCTCATTTTGGCTGATAAGTCGGATGTATACCGCACCCGGGTGACCAGCAAGGATTTTGCTAAGTTTGAAATTCACGACCGGGTGAATTATGCGGCTGAAAGCAGCCTGCTTACGGTCAATAAAGAATTAAACACGGTTACGTTAGAGGTTAAAATTGACACTTCAATCTGCCCGGTCATGGAATATTTTGAGATATTCCTGGCCCGGATGGTTATGTGCCGCCGGGCGGCGCAGTTTTTGGACTGTCGTTTTGGTTTAATTATCAATGATTATCAGTTGCTTTAA
- the secD gene encoding protein translocase subunit SecD, producing MRWGNLTKFLVIVVAIVAVFGYYIAPLAGSIKQGLDLQGGTHIVLEAVDTPEAKVDDDAVQRVVKIMERRINELGLTEPIIQRQGDRRVIVELPGIKEPEKAIELIGKTALLEFQDESGATVMTGTDLKDAKAQIDQGNRNLVSLEFSDEGAKKFANLTAQNIGKHISILLDKQVLTSPVVEEAIPGGKAVITGNRTIEEAQQLAILLRSGSLPVKVEVMETRTVGPTLGQDSKQKSILAFTIGVSAIILFMLAFYRLSGFVANIALLVYVLLLLVALKMLNATLTLPGIAGIILSVGMAVDANVLIFERFKEEFRSGKTLRAAMDAGFSRAFNTILDANVTTLIVAAVLFYLGTGAIKGFAVTLILGTILSMFTAITVTRWLLRTLIYANAVKNSKMFGA from the coding sequence TTGAGATGGGGTAATCTTACCAAGTTTTTGGTAATTGTAGTGGCAATAGTAGCTGTGTTTGGTTACTATATAGCACCCCTGGCCGGATCGATTAAACAGGGTCTGGATTTACAGGGCGGAACGCATATTGTGCTTGAGGCTGTGGATACTCCGGAAGCTAAGGTTGATGATGATGCTGTTCAGCGGGTTGTCAAGATCATGGAGCGGCGCATCAATGAGCTGGGGCTGACTGAACCGATTATTCAACGGCAGGGTGACCGGCGGGTTATTGTAGAATTGCCGGGGATCAAAGAACCGGAAAAAGCAATAGAACTGATTGGCAAGACGGCGCTGCTTGAATTTCAGGATGAAAGCGGCGCTACAGTCATGACCGGCACAGACTTAAAAGATGCCAAAGCCCAAATTGATCAAGGCAACCGTAATTTGGTTTCATTGGAATTTTCCGATGAGGGTGCGAAAAAATTCGCCAATCTGACCGCCCAAAACATTGGGAAGCATATCTCTATTTTGTTGGATAAGCAGGTATTGACCAGCCCGGTGGTGGAAGAGGCGATTCCCGGCGGGAAAGCGGTCATTACCGGCAATCGTACGATTGAGGAAGCGCAGCAATTGGCCATTCTGCTTCGTTCAGGTTCCCTGCCGGTAAAGGTTGAGGTTATGGAAACCAGGACGGTGGGGCCGACACTGGGCCAGGATTCAAAACAGAAAAGTATACTGGCGTTTACGATCGGCGTTTCGGCAATTATTTTATTTATGCTGGCGTTTTATCGTTTGTCCGGCTTTGTGGCCAATATTGCGCTGCTGGTCTATGTGCTGCTGCTGCTAGTGGCCCTGAAAATGCTGAATGCTACGCTGACTTTACCGGGAATTGCCGGGATTATTTTGTCGGTAGGCATGGCTGTTGACGCCAATGTTTTGATCTTTGAACGGTTTAAGGAAGAGTTTCGCAGCGGCAAAACCTTGCGGGCCGCCATGGATGCCGGGTTTAGCCGGGCGTTCAATACCATTTTGGATGCCAATGTGACAACTTTGATTGTGGCCGCCGTCCTGTTTTATTTAGGTACAGGCGCAATCAAAGGGTTTGCGGTAACTTTGATTCTGGGGACAATTTTAAGCATGTTTACTGCTATTACCGTGACCAGGTGGCTGTTAAGAACGCTCATTTATGCCAATGCGGTGAAAAACAGCAAAATGTTTGGGGCGTAG
- the secF gene encoding protein translocase subunit SecF yields MNFDFIGKRKWWFSFSALIIITGFISMAVQGFNLGIDFTGGNLLDLRFTRPVTVTEVREALKEHHFERSTIQLAAEGQTDAAPNVFIRTTMLSEEDRLAVLADLKQKVGDFEVLRIEQVGATIGSELTRQAILALVLSWALMIAYISYRFEFKFAIAGIIGLVHVVLVVLGAFSLLQKEIDASFVAALLTIVGYSINDTIVIFDRIRENLKAYRKSEGLEHLVNKSILQTMTRSIYTVLTVLFAAGSLYFFGGDTTRDFSLALLIGFTVGAYSSIFIASPVWVMLRQAEERKRLAGKTNPAK; encoded by the coding sequence ATGAACTTTGATTTTATTGGCAAACGCAAATGGTGGTTTTCGTTCTCTGCGCTCATCATCATCACCGGTTTTATTTCGATGGCAGTACAGGGATTTAATCTGGGCATTGATTTTACCGGGGGCAATTTGCTGGACTTGCGGTTTACGCGGCCGGTTACGGTAACTGAGGTGCGCGAAGCGTTAAAAGAGCATCATTTTGAGCGAAGTACCATTCAACTGGCGGCTGAGGGACAGACCGATGCAGCGCCAAATGTGTTTATCCGTACAACAATGTTAAGTGAGGAAGACCGGCTGGCTGTTTTGGCTGATTTGAAACAGAAGGTTGGCGATTTTGAAGTACTCAGAATAGAGCAGGTCGGCGCAACGATTGGTTCCGAACTGACCAGACAGGCGATTTTGGCGCTGGTCCTCTCCTGGGCATTAATGATTGCTTATATTTCTTACCGGTTTGAATTTAAATTTGCAATTGCCGGTATCATTGGTTTGGTCCATGTCGTTTTGGTTGTGCTGGGAGCATTTTCCCTGCTGCAGAAAGAAATCGACGCCTCCTTTGTGGCGGCCTTGCTAACCATCGTCGGCTATTCAATTAATGATACCATCGTCATTTTTGACCGTATCCGGGAGAATTTAAAGGCTTACCGGAAAAGCGAAGGCTTGGAGCATCTGGTGAATAAAAGTATTCTCCAGACCATGACCCGCTCCATCTATACGGTGCTGACGGTATTGTTCGCCGCAGGCTCACTGTACTTCTTTGGCGGGGATACGACCAGAGATTTTTCCCTGGCTTTATTGATCGGGTTTACCGTGGGCGCTTATTCCTCCATTTTTATTGCCAGCCCGGTCTGGGTTATGCTGAGGCAGGCGGAAGAACGCAAACGGCTGGCCGGGAAGACTAATCCGGCGAAATAA
- a CDS encoding DUF456 family protein, which produces MLVLKLGVMIIMVIGLYCTVFPRIPGTLIIFTGAAAYWWFTGFVTYQPWLAYVLIAAVAVAEAGLRALRAYVTGREDVTRTFSTDTTVGNMAGLIVSEAILGPSAGTILWELLAGKALFSRWTSVAKILKRLILVAVIRFCFGLVMIYLIIEYVFL; this is translated from the coding sequence ATGCTGGTACTGAAGCTTGGAGTTATGATCATTATGGTGATTGGCTTATATTGTACAGTGTTTCCCCGCATTCCGGGAACTCTGATCATATTTACCGGGGCAGCTGCTTACTGGTGGTTTACCGGTTTTGTTACCTACCAGCCGTGGCTGGCTTATGTACTGATCGCGGCGGTGGCGGTAGCTGAAGCAGGCTTAAGAGCGCTCAGAGCATATGTAACAGGGCGGGAAGACGTTACCAGAACGTTTAGTACGGATACCACCGTGGGAAATATGGCCGGATTAATTGTCAGCGAAGCAATCTTAGGCCCGTCGGCCGGGACAATCCTGTGGGAATTATTGGCCGGCAAGGCTTTGTTTTCCCGCTGGACAAGCGTTGCCAAAATTCTTAAAAGGCTAATCCTGGTGGCGGTTATCCGGTTTTGTTTCGGACTTGTCATGATCTACTTGATCATTGAGTATGTATTTCTTTAA
- a CDS encoding vWA domain-containing protein: protein MKAQNWDKQDVQFLANLALPVRKLAAAMKQGKGARIGQSTVVSQKVHTFNPLTPQFIHILQDVDAGQTFYQQTAAGRVYHMDIFHQQGLIDHHLVAAALKRAADVYQFQFSLSSIVFAENGSRGVNTDYIDIQTGTGGGRVTGALTYGKKLSLRKAHENHVHFAAMFEAQHQAFLFYAVLAIEAVILSNHLELRRNERLIHIKGKQEKPEMADYTDETDSFMQRNSSGFGQKLSPAVKQHKLVQDALELADHFDTIQDAQQFMNKLHSPNKSKFMQDLEDDGERQRLLDRLTGMGIVKAGQRSLELTVYGQELEQYLKEHFLEIEAHLRKSFRAIKPLSRQAGKNKIQCCRYEWNTGVAAWQKNNDQKDGELAVADTVALAARRMVIDQQPEFQINDEDISYFAREKVSKAELCVLIDTSASMTGARWRAAKFLVRYLLLSTPDRVGVITFQENYANITVPLTRDYREVENCLRTIKPAGATPLALGIKTCLDYLTNTRTHNPLLLLISDGLPTLADQSRDPVADALAAARAIKQQGYGFTCIGLKPHHSYLTQLAELAGGSAYMLEELEKQLLVQAAWEQRLKLV from the coding sequence ATGAAAGCGCAAAACTGGGATAAACAGGACGTTCAATTTTTAGCCAATTTAGCGCTGCCGGTACGAAAGCTGGCTGCTGCGATGAAACAGGGCAAAGGGGCAAGAATCGGACAAAGTACAGTGGTCAGCCAAAAAGTTCACACCTTCAATCCATTGACGCCGCAATTTATCCATATTCTGCAGGATGTCGACGCCGGGCAGACGTTTTATCAACAAACAGCCGCCGGCAGGGTATATCATATGGATATCTTTCATCAGCAGGGCTTGATTGACCATCACCTGGTGGCGGCAGCCTTAAAAAGGGCAGCGGATGTTTATCAGTTTCAATTTTCGTTAAGCAGTATTGTTTTTGCTGAAAATGGCAGCCGCGGAGTGAACACCGACTATATTGACATCCAAACCGGTACCGGCGGCGGGCGGGTTACCGGCGCTTTAACCTACGGTAAAAAATTATCGCTGCGCAAGGCTCATGAAAATCATGTTCATTTTGCCGCTATGTTCGAGGCGCAGCACCAGGCATTTTTATTTTATGCCGTGTTGGCGATAGAGGCTGTTATTCTGTCCAATCATTTAGAGCTGCGCCGCAACGAGCGGCTGATTCATATTAAAGGAAAGCAGGAGAAGCCGGAGATGGCGGACTATACGGATGAAACCGATTCCTTTATGCAGCGCAACAGCAGTGGGTTTGGACAAAAGCTGTCCCCAGCGGTAAAACAGCACAAATTGGTTCAGGATGCACTCGAATTGGCCGATCATTTTGACACTATTCAGGATGCGCAGCAGTTTATGAATAAACTACATTCGCCCAATAAGAGCAAATTCATGCAAGATCTGGAGGATGACGGTGAAAGGCAGCGCTTACTGGACCGGCTGACCGGTATGGGAATTGTCAAAGCGGGTCAAAGATCACTGGAACTTACCGTTTATGGCCAAGAATTAGAACAGTACCTAAAGGAGCATTTTCTTGAAATTGAAGCTCATCTACGAAAATCTTTCCGGGCGATTAAACCGCTGTCCAGGCAGGCGGGAAAAAATAAAATTCAGTGTTGCCGCTATGAATGGAATACCGGCGTTGCCGCCTGGCAGAAGAATAATGACCAAAAAGACGGGGAACTGGCTGTCGCCGATACCGTTGCCCTTGCCGCCCGGCGGATGGTGATTGACCAACAGCCTGAATTTCAGATTAATGATGAGGACATAAGCTATTTTGCCCGGGAGAAGGTCAGCAAAGCTGAATTATGCGTACTGATAGATACCAGCGCCAGCATGACGGGAGCAAGATGGAGAGCGGCCAAGTTTCTAGTCAGATATTTGCTGTTATCAACACCTGACCGGGTCGGTGTTATTACGTTTCAGGAGAACTATGCCAATATTACCGTTCCGCTGACCCGTGATTACCGGGAAGTTGAGAACTGCCTGCGGACAATAAAACCTGCCGGGGCAACCCCGTTGGCCCTGGGGATCAAGACCTGCCTGGACTATTTAACCAATACCAGAACGCACAATCCGCTGCTGTTGTTAATCAGCGACGGCCTGCCGACTTTGGCCGACCAATCCCGTGATCCGGTCGCCGATGCTTTGGCGGCGGCGCGGGCAATAAAACAACAGGGGTATGGCTTTACCTGTATTGGGTTGAAACCTCATCACAGCTATCTTACCCAGCTGGCCGAGCTGGCCGGGGGAAGCGCCTATATGCTGGAGGAGCTGGAAAAACAACTGCTGGTGCAGGCGGCCTGGGAGCAGCGGCTGAAACTGGTTTGA